A region of the Flavobacteriales bacterium genome:
CCTGCAGAGTGGGAGTTTCCTTCAAATAAACCCCGATAAGCGGTATGGGCCGGGAAGTCTGATGCGCCTGCCCCACATGATGGCACTGCTCAAAGCGTCAGAACGAAACCCCATACTGTTGGAACAACGCTTCAAGTTTATGAGAGATACAACCCTGTTCAACCTGAAAGTGGGCGACAATGGGCTTATCGCTGGAAAGGAATACAGCATGAAACAACTGATTGAGCGCATGGTGGTATTCTCAGACAATGATGCCTTGGACCTTATCTACACAAGCACTTTGAACAAAGGAGAAGTTTGGCAACGATTGTTCAATGAATTGGGACTTGGTCATCTATGGAAAAACAACCGTGTTTCATCCAATATCACCGCTTGGGAGTATGCTACATTCCTCAGAGCGGTTTACAACTCCTCATTCCTGAACAACAGGAATTCTGAGCTGGCGCTGGAAATCCTAAGTCGCTCAAAGTTCAAATTGGGAATTCGCAAAGGAATAGGTCAGGATGACTACGCTGCAACCAAATTTGGTGAGATCGATTATGAACTGAATGGAGAAAGTGTCATCGAGCTGCACGAAGGAGGAATCATCTATTGTGAGGATAATCCCTACATCCTCTGCGTTATGACACGAGGAACCGATTTTGAGGATCAGGCAGGTATTATCGAAGCTGTTTCAAAAATCCTATACAAGGAAATGTCAAAGTGACTCAGGTGAAGGTCAGGTACATACCTGCCATTGCTATAGAATACCCCAAATGCCATTTCCACGGCCAGTAAATGGTGGGCGAAACGCCTTCTGACCTTTTCAAAAAGAACATCAGAACGAGTTTTTCCAATGTGCTGGCAATGACCGTTGCAAAGGCAATTCCGACCAGCCCGAAATACTGGATGAGCAGAATGCTCAACCCAAAGTTGAATAGGAGCTCGATCAGCGCCACCCACATGATGGTGGATGTTCTTTTCAACCCGATCAGCAGCGTTTGCGGGAACACCAACCGACTGACAATTAGCAGCAGATAGACATTGAAAACAGCCGCACTTTCAATGAAATCTGGATTGAACAAACGCGGATAGAGCCATTCGCTCACCAGCATCATCCCGATGGAAACGGGAAAGAAAAGATGCATGAGTCTGAGGCTTTCCCGTTTGATGGTGGCGGCCACTTCCTTCACGCCAAGTTGCGCCACTTTAGGCACCATACCATTGCTGAATGCGTTGGCCAAAAGCAACACCAACGGAAACTCTTTTGCTCCGTAGCGATACACTGCAAATGTTCCTTCATCGAAATATTTGGAAACGATGAAGCCGTCCAAGTATTCGGCAGAGCCCGAAAGCAACGTGGCTGCAATGAGCGGGACAGCAGTTGCGGAAAACTGGGCAATAAATTCGCCATCGAATTTGAATTCCGCATATCTGAAAAGCAATGCGATAAGAACCAAAAACCGCACAGCGGCACTCAACATCAGACCGTAGATCGCCTCCTGTAGGCCGTAGCCCAATACGATGGGACCGACCACGGCCAACAGTTGAATTCCGAAAGCAACCAATCCGTAGAAAGCAAGTCCGTTTGCCTTTTCCTTGAGCAGGAGAATGTATTCGACCAGATAGCTTGGGCCGACAAGCAGCACGTAAAATGAAAACATGGCATAATGCGCCAGAATTTCCGGATTGTTGGCCATGAACGAATAAGGCGTGACCAGCAATCGGAATGCGATGAAAACCACCACCGAAATGCCCGAAAGCACCAAAAATGCGTTGAAGAATTCCTTCGATCTTTCCTTCGGTTGATAATTCGCTAAGAGCGATTGTGTGAGACCCGAAAGCCAGAAGAAACTGAGCACGCTGCCAAGGAAAAGCAGCGCTTCGTAAATGCCGATCTCGTAGGTGCTCAGTCCGAATTTCGTGAACAGAATACCCGTCAGGAAGAAGGTTCCGAAACGGAGAACTTGAAAGAATTGAAGAGCGCGGACCGGGGACAATTAGCGTGATTAACGGATTAATAGCCATTTAAAGGAACCGAAAACTCGACACAGACGGGAATTCCATCCTGCTTACCGGGAATCCATTTCGAAAACGTCTCAAACTGTTTCTCGAGTTCGTTTGAACAAAATCTGCGTTCTCCCGGCTTGAAAATTGGCAAAACCATCTTTCCCTCAGTATTCACAATAAACGATAATGCGCTTGCATTGGGCACCTTGCACGTAATGCTTTCAAGGGCAGCCCGTACGTCATTGATCAACTCACCGGGTTCTCCGGTGTATTGCGGCATTTCAGATACCCATCGAAATACCACCTCACAATCCTCACATTTGGCTTTGGCGGTTGAATCAATTGAGGTTTGAGCAATTACCAGATCAACGTCAAAAACCAATACAATCAGTAAACAGCCCAGAATCTTCCGCACGTTTAGCAGACCGAACGATGACGCTTTCAGCATCAACTTTTTCGAATTTGAATTGGGATTTTGGACATCCATTCTACGTGGTGATGATTTCCTGTGCAACGTTATTCTTAAATGAGAAAAACGTGCGGTAAAACTCGAAACTTCCCCACAGGAATGCAACGAGGAAGAGCGTGGCGATGAATTCGGGCCAGAAAATGAACCATCGGTTGTAGTCGATGTGGATACCGAGCCAACTGTCGAAATAGCGGAGATATTGCATGACGGCCTCCATGTTGAGCAGGTAACCGGTGGAGACGAGCATGTACACGATGGGACGGTGCGTGAGGATCATGAACAGACCTGAGAACAGCACGGCAGGATGAACATACCGTTCGTGCATTTGCGTATTGAACATGAAGAACGCGATGGTGACAAGCGCTGCCACTTGGAAGATGGTGCCGAGGCGTTCGTTGCGTTTCAGGTTTTCGAAAGCTCCGTTGTTGACGGCCAGAAAAAGCGGTAACAGAACCATTGCCGAAGCCACGAAGAACATTGCCATTCCCCAGTACTTCAGTGGGATTTCCAACACGGTGCGTTTATCTGAGAAATTGAATGGGTCGTTGACCAGATAGTACCACAGGTTGTATGCGTTGCGCGATAAAACGGGATAGTGATCGACCGATCGCGTTGCCAACGCATGAACCGTTTCCATCAGGTTTCCTGAAAACAGAAACGGAAAGAGAATGAGCGCTTGTACGCCCATGATGGCGAACAGGTGTATGCCGAGGAATTTCCAGCCTTTGTTGCGGATGAACGGCAAACTGAGAATCAACACCAACGGCAGGAAAATGATGGCCTGCAACTTGAAATTGATGGCGATGAGCATCAGTACAAGCGACCATTTCCAATGTCCACGTTCCGCATAAATCAGAGCCGCCAAGGCGAAAAACGTGTGAATGGTATCGACCTGACCCCAAATGACCGTGTTGTACCAGAATGCTGGATTGAGGAAGAAAACCAGAAATCCCATCATGGGTTTGCCCGTTCTTTTCAGGATGTGGATGACGACCGCCAGCGTGAGAAAATCGAACGGCAGGACGAGTGCTTTCAGCCAATTCACAGAAGTGAGACCGATCTCTGCTGCATTGTGATGGAACAGCGAGAAGACCTTGAGCAGGTAGAGAATCAGCGGATTATTGTTGACCTCTGGGTCGAGGTAAACATTTCCAAGCCCATTGTTCAGAATGTCCTGCGACCAGCTGATCCAGAAGTACTTATCGTAGCCTGCATCGGGCAGCACGAACAGAAACACGAGATAGGACAGCCCGAAAAGGATGTAGTATTTCAGTGCATCCTTATGTAGCCACCGTAACCACATGATCTAAAGAGGAAATGTGAAATGTGAAATAGGAAAAACGTGTATCTCTCGCAAAGACGCCAAGGCGCAAAGGATTTTTGCAGAGAGGTGTTCTGAGGAATGGAGATGCGTAGTGACAAAATCCTCCGCCTCGTTCCTCGGCATCCCGAAGTATCGGGACAGGCTCTCCTTTAAAAGGAGGAACTGGTGCAACGTTGAACCCAATAGACCGAACTCGAATCTTATGAAACGTTTTGGCCCAAGAAGCTTAGAAAAAGAAGTCCATTCTGTGAAAACCTCTGTGCTTTCTGTGTTTCTGTGGCCAAAAGATGTCATTTCAATCAATTGATTTGAACTTGAAACGAATGGAATTACCAATGACGACCACATCCGAAAAGGCCATACTGAAAGCTGCAACCATGGGACTGAGCAGACCGATTGCCGCTACTGGAATAGCCAACGTGTTGTAGCAGAACGCCCAGAACAGGTTCTGTTTGATGGTTTTGACCGTATGATTTCCCAATTGGAAAGCCTCTTTGAGTTTGCCGATTCCGCCTTTGTCCAACACAACCACGCTTGCAGCATTAATGGCAACTTGCGTGGCGTTGCTTAACGAAATTCCAACCGTGGCGCGCGTCAACGCAGGTGCATCGTTGATGCCATCTCCTACCATGGCGGTAGGAACTTCATCTGAGAATTGCTCAATGAGTTTGAGTTTCTCGTCAGGCGATTGCTCCGCGTAAACGGTTTTGATGCCAAGTTCATCGGCCACCAACTCACATTTGCGTTTTCGGTCGCCACTGACCATGATGGTTTCAATGCCTTGCGAATTCAAGTAAGAAACGAGGCCTTTTGCATCTTCACGAACTCTGTCCGTCAGCGAAACCTCTGCTACCAATTCGCCATTTTTCAGCATGTAGATGTCGCTGTCCGTACACTCCATGTTTCCATCAAGCATCTTGAACGAACCGACCTTCCATTCATTGCCCGAAGCATCTTTGCCGGTCAAGCCTTTTCCTTTCTCTTCTTCTACAGATGCAAACTCAATCTTCTTCGCTTTCGATTGAAGTTCTGCTACAACCGCACGTGCAATCGGGTGCGAGGAATACTGTTCGACACTGAACAGCACATTCTGCATCTCTTCTTCCGTTCCATTCAGCACGTTGAGCGAACCGATCTTGATATCGCCAGAAGTGAGTGTTCCTGTTTTATCGAAAACCACTTTTTTCACTTTTGAGAGATTCTCGATGCTTTCAGCGCCTTTGAAAAGGATGCCGTCTTTTGCACCACGACCCAGACCGACCATTACGGCAGTTGGCGTGGCCAGACCCATGGCGCACGGGCAGGAAATGACCAGAACCGCCACGGATTGCATAATGGATTGCTGTAGGGAAATGTGAAATATGAAGTGTGAAATGAGAAAAGTGAGAAGAGAAATGCCCAGCACGACCGGAACGAAAACGCCACTCACTTTATCCGCCAAGCGCTGAATGGAAGGTTTTTCCAACTGCGCCTTTTTCACCATTTCGATGATGCTGGAAAGTACGGTCAGCTTTCCAACGGTGGTGATTCGCACAAGTCCGTTTCCATCCGAAACCAGCGTTCCACCGATCACCATCTGATCCACGTCCTTGCTCACAGGCAAACTCTCGCCCGTCACCATGCTCTCGTCAATCTGCAACTCGCCTTTCACCAACACGCCATCTGACGGAATGCTGTCCCCCGATTTCACCATCACAAGATCATCGACTTTGAGTTGATTGAACGGAACGCGTTCCACATGTTCATGTCCATCATGCTTCACCACTTTGTCGGCCAAACCTTCCTGCAATTTCCCGAGTTCGGTGATGGCCGTTGTGGTCTGTTTTACAGAGCGATGCTCGATGACGTTACCCAACAGAACCAGCGTGACGATGGTGGCCGAAGTTTCGAAGAACAGGAAATTATCGGCTTCGGGCGTTCCCCAGTTCATCAGCGTTCCGACCAAGCTGTAGGCAAATGCCGATGTAGAACCGATGAAAATGAGCACATCCATGTTCGGCACGCCATTTCGTAAAGATCCAAGTCCACTTTTTCCGAAGTGATACATGCCAAGCAACATGACGGGAAGACTCAATCCCAATTGCACTATCGGGTCACTAAGGAAATCCGGCATTCCCGGAATCATGTGCAACAGCAGCGGAATGGTAAACGGCAGCGTAAACAGGAATTTCTTCTCGATGGAGGCTAAACCTTGCTTCTCTTTCCGTTTCGTGCCTACATATTCGTAGCCCGCTTTTTTCACGAGTTCCGCCACGTGATCCAGGTCGATATCTTTTACGTCTGTGAGGTAAACTTCGCCCGTGGCGTAATTCACGTTCACATCAGAATATCCTCCTTTCGTAAGTGCGCGATTAACTCCTGCTGCACAGCTCGAACAGGTCATTCCTTCTACCAATACCGTTGCTTCTTTCTTCCCTGCCATCTCTCAAATATAGTTTATTGCCCTATGGAAAATTTGAATCTTATAAGGTTAAACAGATGTAAAATGGAACTGTTGTTGGAATTGTCAGTTACATTATCTTTGCCGCCCCAAACGGTGGTTGTAGCTCAGTTGGTTAGAGCACTGGATTGTGGTTCCAGGGGTCGTGGGTTCAAGTCCCATCATCCACCCGAAAAAGCCTGCGAACGCAGGCTTTTTTAGTTTAGAGTTGACAAGAAAATCGGTTGATCAGTTTTAGGATG
Encoded here:
- the cadA gene encoding cadmium-translocating P-type ATPase gives rise to the protein MAGKKEATVLVEGMTCSSCAAGVNRALTKGGYSDVNVNYATGEVYLTDVKDIDLDHVAELVKKAGYEYVGTKRKEKQGLASIEKKFLFTLPFTIPLLLHMIPGMPDFLSDPIVQLGLSLPVMLLGMYHFGKSGLGSLRNGVPNMDVLIFIGSTSAFAYSLVGTLMNWGTPEADNFLFFETSATIVTLVLLGNVIEHRSVKQTTTAITELGKLQEGLADKVVKHDGHEHVERVPFNQLKVDDLVMVKSGDSIPSDGVLVKGELQIDESMVTGESLPVSKDVDQMVIGGTLVSDGNGLVRITTVGKLTVLSSIIEMVKKAQLEKPSIQRLADKVSGVFVPVVLGISLLTFLISHFIFHISLQQSIMQSVAVLVISCPCAMGLATPTAVMVGLGRGAKDGILFKGAESIENLSKVKKVVFDKTGTLTSGDIKIGSLNVLNGTEEEMQNVLFSVEQYSSHPIARAVVAELQSKAKKIEFASVEEEKGKGLTGKDASGNEWKVGSFKMLDGNMECTDSDIYMLKNGELVAEVSLTDRVREDAKGLVSYLNSQGIETIMVSGDRKRKCELVADELGIKTVYAEQSPDEKLKLIEQFSDEVPTAMVGDGINDAPALTRATVGISLSNATQVAINAASVVVLDKGGIGKLKEAFQLGNHTVKTIKQNLFWAFCYNTLAIPVAAIGLLSPMVAAFSMAFSDVVVIGNSIRFKFKSID
- a CDS encoding oligosaccharide flippase family protein produces the protein MSPVRALQFFQVLRFGTFFLTGILFTKFGLSTYEIGIYEALLFLGSVLSFFWLSGLTQSLLANYQPKERSKEFFNAFLVLSGISVVVFIAFRLLVTPYSFMANNPEILAHYAMFSFYVLLVGPSYLVEYILLLKEKANGLAFYGLVAFGIQLLAVVGPIVLGYGLQEAIYGLMLSAAVRFLVLIALLFRYAEFKFDGEFIAQFSATAVPLIAATLLSGSAEYLDGFIVSKYFDEGTFAVYRYGAKEFPLVLLLANAFSNGMVPKVAQLGVKEVAATIKRESLRLMHLFFPVSIGMMLVSEWLYPRLFNPDFIESAAVFNVYLLLIVSRLVFPQTLLIGLKRTSTIMWVALIELLFNFGLSILLIQYFGLVGIAFATVIASTLEKLVLMFFLKRSEGVSPTIYWPWKWHLGYSIAMAGMYLTFT